One window from the genome of Paenibacillus azoreducens encodes:
- a CDS encoding cupin domain-containing protein — protein sequence MSNIGKWEDAEPGVIRKIMEPGASLLLMEVHFEEGAEGYEHSHPHEQMSYCLKGKVEFTIEGEKTVITAGETIVIPGGARHGAKALEPSALLDCFTPVREDLVRR from the coding sequence ATGAGCAACATCGGGAAATGGGAAGATGCGGAACCTGGCGTCATCCGCAAAATCATGGAGCCGGGCGCGTCGCTGCTGCTGATGGAGGTTCATTTCGAAGAAGGAGCGGAAGGTTATGAGCATTCGCATCCGCATGAGCAGATGTCCTACTGCCTGAAGGGGAAAGTCGAGTTTACCATCGAAGGTGAGAAGACGGTCATCACAGCCGGCGAAACGATTGTCATCCCGGGAGGGGCCAGACACGGCGCCAAAGCTCTTGAGCCAAGCGCCTTGCTGGACTGCTTTACGCCGGTGCGGGAGGATTTGGTCCGCAGGTAG
- a CDS encoding ABC transporter ATP-binding protein: MSYGDKPILQGIDLEVYKGQIIGYIGPNGAGKSTTVKIMLGLVSGYQGEVRIFGRDIADGDIEYKRRIGYVPEVAELYDSLTAQEYLVFVGELYGLAQRKADHKARRLMAKFGLEEVYFDRISSFSKGMRQKVLLISSLLHNPDILFLDEPLSGLDANSVMIVKEILAALAAEGKTIFYSSHIMDVVEKISSRILLLNGGRIAADGSFEELKEQSHERSLEQIFNDLTGFHEYKDVASSFVSIIQEV, translated from the coding sequence ATGAGTTATGGAGACAAGCCGATTTTGCAAGGCATTGATCTGGAAGTGTACAAGGGACAAATTATTGGTTATATCGGTCCCAACGGTGCCGGCAAAAGCACAACGGTCAAAATTATGCTCGGCTTGGTATCGGGTTACCAGGGAGAGGTGCGTATTTTTGGCAGGGACATTGCGGACGGGGATATCGAATACAAACGCCGCATCGGTTACGTGCCCGAGGTAGCAGAGCTGTACGATAGCTTGACGGCACAGGAATACTTGGTGTTTGTCGGAGAGCTGTACGGACTTGCGCAGCGGAAGGCGGACCACAAGGCGAGACGGCTGATGGCCAAGTTTGGGCTGGAGGAAGTGTACTTCGATCGGATTTCTTCGTTCAGCAAAGGCATGCGCCAGAAAGTGCTGCTTATCTCGAGCCTGCTGCATAACCCGGATATTCTGTTTTTGGATGAACCGCTCAGCGGCTTGGACGCCAACAGCGTTATGATTGTGAAGGAGATTTTGGCGGCGCTGGCGGCGGAAGGCAAAACGATCTTTTATTCCTCGCATATCATGGATGTCGTAGAGAAGATCAGCAGCCGCATTTTGCTGCTTAATGGGGGCCGCATCGCTGCCGACGGCAGCTTCGAGGAGCTAAAGGAGCAGTCGCATGAGCGCTCGCTGGAGCAGATCTTTAATGATCTGACCGGATTCCATGAATATAAGGATGTAGCGTCGTCGTTTGTGTCGATCATTCAGGAGGTGTAG
- a CDS encoding YheC/YheD family protein, which translates to MIAKKKQRRTLMSKWTKTKLLEKHHDVKSVIPDTRKFSKPALKSMLDHYEMVYVKPDVGTFGKGVTRVEKLDGKGYSYQLGTKEKMNKDFNSLYESLHRLTGKKMYLIQKGIHLVKYNRRYFDVRVMVQLSPKGNWETTGVIGRVAHPGKIVTNYHSGGKPMDIKRLLGAHMSSDRALKTMGVLKKLGVKVARHMHAQYPGFRQIGLDIGFDKTWTPWILEVNTNPDPYIFNQLSDKSMYRKVMRYRRAYL; encoded by the coding sequence ATGATCGCGAAAAAAAAGCAGCGTAGAACCTTGATGAGCAAGTGGACAAAAACGAAATTGTTGGAGAAGCACCATGACGTTAAATCAGTCATACCGGACACGAGAAAGTTCAGTAAACCGGCTTTGAAGTCCATGCTGGATCACTATGAAATGGTTTATGTCAAACCGGATGTGGGGACTTTTGGAAAAGGCGTGACCCGGGTGGAGAAGCTGGATGGCAAGGGGTATTCCTATCAGCTGGGAACGAAAGAAAAAATGAATAAAGACTTTAATTCGCTGTATGAATCCCTTCACCGGTTAACGGGAAAAAAAATGTACCTTATCCAAAAAGGAATCCATCTCGTCAAATACAACCGCCGTTATTTTGATGTCCGCGTTATGGTTCAGCTCAGCCCGAAAGGAAACTGGGAAACGACTGGGGTGATCGGCCGCGTGGCGCATCCGGGGAAAATCGTGACGAATTACCATAGCGGAGGCAAACCGATGGATATTAAGCGTCTGCTTGGAGCGCATATGTCCTCGGACCGTGCCCTGAAAACGATGGGGGTGCTGAAAAAATTGGGTGTGAAGGTTGCACGCCATATGCATGCCCAATATCCCGGATTCAGGCAAATCGGGCTTGACATTGGGTTTGACAAAACGTGGACGCCTTGGATACTGGAGGTCAATACCAATCCGGATCCGTATATTTTCAACCAGCTATCCGATAAGAGCATGTACCGCAAAGTCATGAGATATAGACGGGCATATCTTTAG
- a CDS encoding DUF4962 domain-containing protein, protein MNATNMLYQPLSGDLTVQYHPGEDTRLSENPPRFTWIPAKLEDDRYMLEISSLPEFGPKETKTYGPIPFNFFTPDEALIPGCYYWRYALIDGQGAEGSLSEWSRVRKFEVPAHLPETPLAARAERYAGVRAVHPRLWLQADELEAFRERLNQDAASTGWPEFYERSVLPWTSRELIAEPAPYPGNKRTAALWRQSYLACQEVLYAIRHLSIAAVVLKDAALKDQAKRWLLHAASWDPDGPTSRDYNDESAFRIAGALAWGYDWQYDELTVDERGLVRERLLQRTRQVAVHVIERSKIHQVPYDSHAVRSLSSVLVPCCIALFDEEPEVREWLDYTVEYYYTLFSPWGGEDGGWAEGPHYWTTGMAYLTEALNLLKNFAGLDVFRRTFFQHTGDFPLYCYSPVASTRASFGDNSSLGDDIIKKVGFNMRQYAGITGNGWYQWYYEQLKDRNPEADDLFYNYGWWDFRFDELMYRHNYPQVPAVEPEGIKPVKWFRDIGWVAMHHQMHKPAEQISLVAKSSRYGSVSHSHGDQGAFLLHAFGEPLAIESGYYIAFNSSMHLNWRRQTHSKNAILIDGRGQFADMNKALNIAAKGEVEDAFHLRDYSYVRMNPTQAYLEHVPYLKQYKREIYFVQNAYFVIVDSVDLEQPARIQWLFHTLYEMELRGQSFHVHGRKADMEGRFVFSSAGDLALTQSDEFTGVDPAEIEGLERHWHLRAETPAAASHRIATLLVPKRHSERGKYVSYFMDDQGFSYNLYFTDNGRTQKIEISKAFKIEN, encoded by the coding sequence ATGAACGCCACGAATATGTTGTACCAGCCTTTAAGCGGTGATCTGACGGTTCAATACCACCCTGGCGAGGATACAAGGCTCAGCGAAAATCCGCCGCGGTTCACCTGGATTCCCGCCAAGCTGGAAGATGACCGATATATGCTGGAGATATCCTCTTTGCCTGAGTTCGGCCCCAAAGAAACAAAAACTTACGGACCGATTCCCTTTAACTTTTTTACACCCGATGAGGCACTGATTCCGGGCTGTTATTATTGGCGTTATGCACTTATCGATGGCCAAGGGGCGGAGGGTTCGCTGTCGGAATGGAGCCGGGTACGGAAATTTGAGGTCCCTGCCCATTTGCCGGAGACACCTTTGGCGGCGCGTGCGGAACGGTATGCGGGGGTACGGGCCGTACATCCGAGGTTGTGGCTGCAGGCAGATGAACTTGAAGCTTTCCGGGAACGGCTCAACCAAGATGCAGCTAGTACGGGCTGGCCGGAATTTTATGAGCGGTCGGTCCTGCCTTGGACCAGCCGGGAATTAATCGCGGAGCCCGCGCCGTATCCAGGCAATAAGCGGACGGCTGCGCTTTGGCGGCAAAGCTATCTGGCCTGCCAGGAGGTGCTGTACGCGATCCGGCATTTGAGCATTGCAGCTGTCGTCCTGAAAGATGCGGCGCTTAAGGATCAGGCCAAGCGGTGGCTGCTTCATGCGGCTTCTTGGGATCCCGATGGGCCGACCAGCCGGGATTATAACGACGAGTCCGCATTCCGGATCGCCGGGGCGCTCGCTTGGGGGTACGACTGGCAGTATGATGAGCTAACGGTTGATGAACGCGGGCTCGTCCGGGAAAGGCTGCTGCAGCGTACCCGCCAGGTCGCCGTTCATGTCATTGAACGTTCCAAAATCCATCAGGTGCCTTATGACAGCCACGCGGTTCGCTCCCTTTCTTCCGTATTGGTGCCTTGCTGTATCGCTTTGTTTGACGAAGAGCCGGAGGTCAGGGAGTGGCTGGATTATACGGTGGAGTATTATTACACGCTTTTCTCACCTTGGGGAGGGGAAGACGGCGGATGGGCGGAAGGCCCGCACTATTGGACTACGGGTATGGCATATCTGACCGAAGCGCTGAATTTGCTGAAAAACTTTGCAGGGCTGGACGTATTCCGGCGGACGTTTTTTCAGCATACGGGGGATTTCCCCCTCTACTGCTACAGTCCCGTCGCGTCGACCCGCGCCTCGTTTGGAGACAACTCCTCGCTGGGTGACGACATCATCAAGAAGGTAGGCTTCAACATGCGCCAGTATGCCGGGATTACGGGCAATGGCTGGTATCAATGGTATTACGAACAGCTGAAGGACCGGAATCCGGAAGCGGATGATTTATTTTATAACTATGGCTGGTGGGACTTCCGCTTTGACGAGCTGATGTACCGCCATAATTATCCGCAGGTTCCGGCGGTGGAGCCTGAAGGAATAAAGCCGGTCAAATGGTTCCGCGACATCGGCTGGGTGGCGATGCATCATCAGATGCATAAACCGGCGGAGCAAATATCACTGGTCGCCAAAAGCAGCCGATATGGCTCCGTCAGCCACAGCCATGGCGATCAGGGCGCTTTTCTGCTGCATGCTTTCGGTGAGCCGCTTGCGATCGAAAGCGGTTATTATATCGCTTTTAACAGCTCCATGCACCTGAACTGGCGCAGGCAGACGCATTCGAAAAACGCCATACTGATCGATGGCCGCGGACAGTTCGCGGATATGAACAAAGCGCTTAATATTGCGGCGAAGGGCGAAGTGGAGGATGCTTTCCACCTTAGGGATTACTCCTATGTGCGGATGAATCCGACGCAGGCTTATCTTGAGCATGTGCCTTATTTGAAGCAGTATAAGAGGGAGATTTACTTTGTGCAGAATGCATATTTCGTGATCGTGGATTCGGTGGATCTGGAGCAGCCAGCCCGCATTCAATGGTTATTCCATACCCTTTACGAAATGGAACTGAGGGGGCAGTCGTTTCATGTTCACGGCCGCAAGGCTGATATGGAAGGCCGGTTTGTGTTCAGTTCAGCGGGGGATCTTGCTTTGACCCAGTCGGATGAATTTACGGGTGTGGACCCTGCGGAGATTGAAGGTTTGGAGAGACATTGGCATCTTCGCGCCGAGACGCCGGCAGCGGCCTCACACCGGATTGCCACGCTGCTTGTACCGAAACGCCACAGCGAGCGCGGCAAATACGTGTCGTATTTTATGGATGACCAAGGTTTTAGTTATAATCTCTATTTTACGGATAACGGGCGGACGCAGAAGATTGAGATCAGTAAAGCGTTTAAGATCGAAAATTAG
- a CDS encoding glycosyltransferase family 4 protein → MNLLIVAPEQFPVPGNGSVEICILSIARLLAKRHSVTVVSRAAAGLPAESKEGGVEIVRVRAGSPKIYLASVLRYLRGKIFDCIQVDNRPHYMAVIRKAVTPKTKVTLFLHSLTFVPQTSHVASSIKHADLIIANSSSLNQKISSRFPAVSQKIRTVELGVDTGRFHPPSDAERTQAKLKYRMKGDFTFTVLFIGRIIPQKGVHVLLKAVQLASRQLPVKLVIAGKGNPAYMKQLRKQAAKLGVSVIWAGKVSHAEIHRLYQLADCFVCPSQRHEAFGLVNVEAMASGLPVIASKTGGIPEIVKHGESGYLVDRYHRPESFAEYLVRLGKNSVLRSALGKAGRSIVLERFTWSQTASRLASLYGGRDSKPISENKEPL, encoded by the coding sequence TTGAACCTGTTAATCGTTGCGCCTGAACAATTTCCCGTTCCCGGTAACGGCTCGGTCGAAATTTGCATCCTCTCCATCGCAAGACTGCTTGCAAAACGGCACAGCGTGACCGTGGTGAGCAGGGCTGCGGCTGGACTGCCTGCGGAAAGCAAAGAAGGGGGCGTCGAAATCGTTCGGGTTCGTGCGGGAAGCCCCAAAATATATTTGGCGTCCGTTCTCCGCTATCTTCGCGGAAAAATATTCGATTGTATTCAAGTGGACAACCGTCCTCACTACATGGCTGTGATCCGAAAGGCTGTTACTCCGAAGACGAAGGTCACTCTGTTTCTCCATTCGCTCACTTTTGTCCCGCAAACGAGCCATGTTGCATCCAGTATCAAACATGCCGATCTCATTATCGCTAACAGCAGCTCCCTGAACCAAAAGATCTCAAGCCGTTTCCCCGCTGTGTCGCAAAAAATCCGCACGGTAGAGCTAGGGGTGGATACTGGGCGCTTTCATCCTCCAAGCGATGCCGAACGGACTCAAGCCAAATTAAAGTACCGAATGAAAGGGGATTTTACCTTTACCGTCCTTTTCATAGGGCGTATCATTCCCCAAAAAGGAGTCCACGTTCTTCTGAAAGCCGTACAGCTGGCCAGCAGACAATTGCCCGTGAAACTGGTTATCGCCGGAAAGGGAAACCCCGCTTATATGAAGCAGCTGCGAAAACAGGCGGCAAAGCTGGGAGTTTCCGTGATTTGGGCCGGAAAAGTCAGCCATGCGGAAATACACCGCCTGTACCAATTGGCGGATTGCTTTGTGTGTCCTTCTCAAAGACATGAAGCTTTTGGCCTTGTCAATGTGGAAGCCATGGCCTCTGGATTGCCCGTTATTGCCTCGAAAACCGGAGGGATACCTGAGATCGTAAAGCATGGCGAAAGCGGTTATCTGGTTGACCGTTACCATCGCCCTGAATCCTTTGCCGAATATCTTGTCCGGTTAGGCAAAAACAGCGTGCTTCGAAGCGCATTGGGCAAGGCCGGCCGCAGCATCGTTCTTGAGCGTTTTACATGGAGCCAGACCGCCTCCCGTTTAGCTTCCCTGTATGGGGGGAGAGATTCCAAACCTATATCAGAAAACAAAGAACCCCTGTAA
- the cydD gene encoding thiol reductant ABC exporter subunit CydD, translating into MDRNLLGYKGIKPILAFILLLTLVQSVSIILLARWLAEVLSALFAGESLHSQYPKIMMFLGAFLTRHIINFIQQKISYAFAERTGASLRQQVMDKLFQLGPRFAKQEGTGNLVTLVLEGASKFRNYLDLIVPRMAGMSIIPWVILVYVFMQDITSGIILILTMPILIAFLILVGLAARKHTEKQLDTYRTLSNHFVDSLRGLETLKLLGQSRSHSDTIARVSDRYRSATMRTLRVAFLSSFALDFFTTLSVAVVAVGLGLRLIGGNLDLLTGLTVLILAPEYFLPVRMVGADFHATLDGKEAGAAMQLIIDEPLNQEGEESAGQDKKELNWTKDSRISLSQVGVRHQEDGPHSLREVSLDICGTGKIGIIGASGAGKSTLIDVLGGFLKPTEGHFSLDGLQMGSLATDKWRKLTTYIPQHPYVFSSTLADNIRFYVPDAEDADVERAVAAAGLSELVQNLPLGIREMIGNGGRQLSGGQEQRVALARAFLSDRPVILLDEPTAHLDIETEYELKQTMLPLFENKLVLLATHRLHWMPEMDLIIVLEHGRVAETGTHEELLARKGAYYELIRSQLEGVE; encoded by the coding sequence ATGGATCGGAATTTACTCGGCTACAAAGGGATAAAGCCAATACTTGCCTTCATACTGCTGTTAACGCTTGTGCAGAGCGTATCGATCATCCTGCTGGCAAGATGGCTGGCGGAGGTTCTCTCCGCCCTCTTTGCCGGTGAATCGCTACATTCGCAATACCCTAAAATCATGATGTTTCTCGGCGCGTTTCTGACCCGGCACATCATAAACTTTATTCAGCAAAAAATCAGCTATGCTTTCGCTGAACGGACCGGAGCCAGCCTGCGGCAACAGGTGATGGATAAGCTTTTCCAATTGGGCCCGCGGTTCGCGAAGCAGGAAGGAACGGGAAATCTGGTTACGCTGGTGCTGGAGGGCGCGTCGAAGTTCCGGAACTATCTGGACTTGATCGTGCCGCGGATGGCGGGAATGTCGATCATTCCATGGGTCATCCTGGTTTATGTTTTCATGCAGGATATTACATCAGGGATCATCTTGATCCTGACGATGCCGATCCTGATTGCGTTTTTGATTCTCGTCGGGCTGGCTGCCCGCAAGCATACAGAGAAGCAGCTGGACACGTACCGCACGCTGTCGAACCATTTTGTGGATTCGCTGCGCGGGCTGGAGACGCTCAAGCTGCTGGGACAGAGCCGCTCGCATAGCGATACGATCGCCCGGGTGAGCGACCGTTACAGATCAGCGACCATGCGCACTTTGCGCGTGGCCTTTCTGTCTTCTTTTGCCTTGGATTTCTTTACGACGCTGTCGGTGGCTGTTGTGGCTGTAGGTTTGGGTCTGCGGCTGATAGGCGGCAATTTGGATCTGCTCACCGGGCTGACGGTCCTGATTTTGGCTCCGGAATACTTTTTGCCGGTACGTATGGTTGGTGCGGATTTCCACGCCACCTTGGATGGGAAAGAAGCTGGGGCTGCCATGCAGCTTATTATTGATGAGCCCTTGAATCAGGAAGGCGAAGAGTCCGCCGGTCAGGATAAGAAAGAACTGAACTGGACAAAGGACAGCCGAATAAGCCTGTCCCAGGTAGGTGTGCGGCATCAGGAGGATGGTCCGCATTCATTGCGCGAAGTGTCGCTTGATATTTGTGGTACGGGGAAAATCGGAATTATCGGCGCCAGCGGCGCCGGCAAATCCACTTTGATCGATGTGCTTGGCGGATTTTTGAAGCCGACCGAAGGGCATTTCTCCTTGGATGGATTGCAAATGGGTTCGCTTGCGACAGATAAGTGGAGAAAACTGACGACGTATATTCCGCAGCATCCTTATGTTTTTAGCAGCACGCTGGCTGATAATATCCGCTTCTACGTACCGGATGCGGAGGATGCGGACGTGGAACGTGCGGTGGCTGCAGCCGGGCTGTCGGAGCTGGTGCAGAACCTGCCCCTTGGCATCCGGGAAATGATCGGGAACGGCGGCCGCCAGCTGAGCGGCGGACAAGAGCAGCGAGTGGCGCTGGCCCGGGCGTTCTTAAGCGACCGTCCTGTTATTTTACTGGATGAGCCGACGGCGCATCTGGACATTGAAACGGAATATGAGCTGAAGCAGACGATGCTGCCGCTGTTTGAGAACAAGCTGGTGCTTTTGGCGACGCACCGTTTGCACTGGATGCCGGAGATGGATCTGATTATCGTGCTGGAGCACGGACGGGTCGCGGAAACCGGCACACATGAGGAACTGCTTGCCCGTAAGGGAGCCTATTATGAGCTGATTCGATCGCAACTGGAGGGAGTAGAGTGA
- a CDS encoding cytochrome ubiquinol oxidase subunit I, translating into MDVVMLSRIQFAATTIFHFFFVPLSIGLAFLIAIMETMYVVKGKEEYKNMAKFWGKLFLINFAIGVVTGILQEFQFGMNWSAYSRFVGDVFGAPLAVEALLAFFLESTFLGLWIFGWERLSKKVHLLCIWLVSIGTVFSAFWILVANSFMQRPVGFTMNNGRAEMNDFLALITNGQLLLEFPHTILAAFMTGAFLVTGVSAYKLLKKQDVQFFKKSFIIAIIIGMVSSIGVALVGHQQAQYLVKTQPMKMAATEALWENSGDPAAWTVTAFIDTKNQKNTGEFQIPYMLSFLSYSKFSGEVKGMKELQAQYEQEYGPGNYIPPVRTTFWSFRVMVASGSLLILFSLYGVYLAARKKLENRNKWFMRLMVFSIALPEIANASGWIMTEIGRQPWTVFGLMTTADGVSPSVTAGQVLFSIIAFVSIYAILAVVMVYLFIRVIKKGPFEVVKEEVSSDPFDKEGYRHAIS; encoded by the coding sequence ATGGATGTAGTTATGCTGTCTCGGATCCAATTCGCAGCGACAACGATTTTTCACTTTTTCTTCGTGCCGTTGTCCATTGGTCTTGCATTCCTGATTGCAATCATGGAAACGATGTACGTCGTTAAGGGCAAGGAAGAGTATAAAAACATGGCGAAGTTCTGGGGCAAGCTGTTCCTCATCAACTTTGCGATCGGCGTCGTAACCGGTATTCTTCAGGAATTCCAGTTCGGCATGAACTGGTCGGCATATTCGCGTTTTGTCGGCGACGTATTTGGAGCGCCGCTGGCGGTCGAGGCGCTGCTGGCGTTTTTCCTGGAATCGACATTTCTCGGTCTGTGGATTTTCGGATGGGAACGTCTTTCGAAAAAGGTTCACTTGCTTTGTATCTGGTTGGTCTCCATCGGAACGGTCTTTTCCGCGTTCTGGATTTTGGTGGCGAACTCCTTCATGCAGCGGCCTGTCGGTTTTACGATGAACAACGGCCGGGCCGAAATGAACGACTTTTTGGCGCTGATCACCAACGGTCAGTTGCTGCTTGAATTCCCGCATACGATTTTGGCGGCATTTATGACAGGCGCGTTCCTGGTTACAGGCGTGAGTGCGTATAAGCTGCTGAAAAAGCAAGATGTTCAATTCTTCAAAAAATCATTTATCATCGCGATTATCATCGGCATGGTGTCCTCGATTGGCGTTGCGCTCGTCGGTCACCAGCAGGCACAATATTTGGTGAAAACACAGCCTATGAAAATGGCTGCGACCGAAGCGCTGTGGGAAAACAGTGGCGATCCCGCAGCTTGGACGGTAACGGCATTCATCGACACCAAAAACCAAAAAAATACCGGGGAGTTCCAGATCCCTTATATGCTCAGCTTCCTTTCGTACAGTAAATTTTCCGGCGAAGTAAAAGGCATGAAAGAACTCCAAGCTCAATATGAACAAGAATACGGCCCCGGTAACTATATTCCGCCGGTTCGTACGACTTTCTGGAGCTTCCGGGTCATGGTAGCCAGCGGCTCCCTACTGATTCTGTTCAGCTTGTACGGTGTATATCTTGCAGCACGCAAAAAGCTGGAGAACCGCAACAAATGGTTTATGCGGCTGATGGTGTTTTCAATTGCACTGCCGGAGATCGCGAATGCTTCGGGCTGGATCATGACGGAAATCGGACGCCAACCATGGACGGTATTCGGACTGATGACAACAGCGGACGGAGTTTCGCCTAGCGTCACCGCAGGCCAAGTGTTGTTCTCGATTATCGCTTTTGTGAGCATTTATGCTATTCTGGCGGTAGTTATGGTTTATCTGTTCATCCGCGTGATCAAAAAAGGTCCGTTTGAGGTTGTGAAGGAAGAAGTATCTAGTGATCCATTTGATAAGGAGGGATACCGTCATGCTATCTCTTAA
- the cydB gene encoding cytochrome d ubiquinol oxidase subunit II, with the protein MLSLNELWFVLVAVLFVGFFFLEGFDFGVGMSTGILAKTDMERRVLINSIGPFWDGNEVWLLTAGGAMFAAFPNWYATLFSGFYTPLVLLLLALIGRGVAFEYRGKVEKEAWRKTWDVVIFIGSLIPPLLLGVVFADLIKGLPIDQAMEMKASFFGDIVNFYSVVGGLTMVVLCLVHGLLFTTLRVTGDLQERARRMARMLMVPLAVLVVAFFVLTYFNTEIFNVRGGILTAVIALLVIAFALAAVFSGKKRDGWAFGMTGAVIVLTIASFFIGLFPNVMISSIDTAFNLTVTNAASGHYSLKVMTIVALSLLPFVLGYQIWSYFVFHKRVHEKGHLEY; encoded by the coding sequence ATGCTATCTCTTAATGAGCTTTGGTTTGTGCTCGTTGCCGTTTTGTTTGTCGGATTTTTCTTCCTGGAAGGATTCGATTTCGGCGTCGGGATGTCTACGGGTATCTTGGCGAAAACCGATATGGAGCGCCGGGTGCTGATTAACTCCATCGGTCCTTTCTGGGACGGAAACGAAGTTTGGCTGCTGACGGCCGGCGGCGCGATGTTCGCCGCTTTCCCGAACTGGTACGCGACGTTGTTCAGCGGTTTCTATACCCCGCTTGTTCTGCTGCTGCTTGCCTTGATCGGCCGAGGTGTTGCCTTTGAATATCGCGGCAAAGTCGAAAAAGAGGCCTGGAGAAAGACATGGGATGTCGTCATTTTCATCGGCAGTTTGATTCCGCCGCTTCTGCTCGGCGTTGTGTTTGCCGATTTGATTAAAGGTTTGCCGATTGACCAAGCGATGGAAATGAAAGCTTCGTTCTTCGGCGATATCGTGAATTTTTACTCCGTAGTGGGCGGCTTGACGATGGTTGTGCTTTGCCTCGTGCATGGACTTCTGTTTACCACGCTGCGGGTAACGGGCGACCTTCAGGAACGCGCTCGCCGGATGGCACGCATGCTGATGGTGCCGCTGGCCGTACTGGTTGTGGCTTTCTTCGTTCTGACTTATTTCAATACTGAAATTTTCAACGTTCGCGGCGGTATTTTGACAGCTGTCATAGCGCTGCTGGTTATCGCATTTGCTCTGGCAGCCGTATTTTCCGGCAAGAAAAGAGACGGCTGGGCGTTTGGTATGACGGGTGCGGTGATCGTATTGACCATTGCTTCGTTTTTCATCGGATTGTTCCCGAACGTGATGATCAGTTCCATCGACACCGCGTTCAACCTGACGGTAACCAACGCGGCTTCCGGTCATTACTCGCTGAAGGTCATGACGATCGTGGCTTTATCCCTGCTGCCTTTCGTGCTCGGCTATCAAATTTGGAGTTACTTTGTGTTCCATAAACGTGTTCATGAGAAGGGACATTTGGAATATTAA
- a CDS encoding SDR family NAD(P)-dependent oxidoreductase, whose translation MTIELLGKIALVTGASAGIGRQIAETLAAAGAAVAVHYRKGKEEAEAAVASIIQAGGRAAACYADVTKVGDITSMVEEIEAKLGGSIDILVNNAGDLISRVPNTEMTEEHYTRVMDVNFKSCVFMNKLVIPGMIAKGAGKIIHLTSVAAHDGGGPGASIYAASKAAVMAYAKGLAKEVAPHGINVNCISPGFIGRTAFHATHTSNEGRQATVAKIPLGREGTPQDVADAALYLASSLSDFLTGETIEVNGGLFMR comes from the coding sequence ATGACGATTGAACTGCTAGGGAAAATCGCTTTGGTAACAGGCGCAAGCGCAGGGATTGGGCGGCAGATCGCGGAGACGCTTGCCGCGGCAGGGGCGGCCGTCGCCGTTCATTACCGGAAGGGGAAGGAAGAGGCGGAAGCGGCCGTCGCAAGCATCATCCAGGCAGGCGGCCGCGCGGCGGCATGTTATGCCGATGTGACGAAAGTTGGGGACATAACCTCGATGGTCGAGGAGATCGAAGCCAAACTGGGAGGATCCATCGATATCCTCGTGAATAATGCAGGCGACTTGATCAGCCGCGTGCCGAATACCGAGATGACCGAGGAGCATTATACCCGCGTCATGGATGTGAATTTCAAATCCTGTGTATTCATGAATAAACTTGTCATTCCCGGTATGATTGCCAAAGGCGCGGGGAAAATCATTCATTTGACCTCGGTGGCGGCGCATGACGGAGGCGGCCCCGGCGCATCCATATATGCGGCGAGCAAGGCTGCGGTAATGGCATATGCCAAAGGCCTCGCTAAAGAGGTTGCCCCGCATGGCATTAATGTGAACTGTATCTCACCGGGATTTATTGGACGAACCGCATTTCATGCCACACATACATCTAACGAAGGACGGCAGGCGACGGTGGCAAAAATTCCGCTCGGCCGGGAGGGCACTCCGCAGGATGTGGCGGATGCGGCGCTGTACCTGGCTTCCTCATTATCCGATTTCCTGACAGGAGAAACGATTGAGGTCAATGGCGGACTTTTCATGCGCTAA